In one window of Myotis daubentonii chromosome 13, mMyoDau2.1, whole genome shotgun sequence DNA:
- the FAM25A gene encoding protein FAM25A gives MLGGLGKLAAEGLAHRTEKATEEAVHAVEGVVKEVVEHAKEAGEKAIAEAFKKAQETGGNVVKEVTETVTHTVTNAVTHAAEGLGNLGQ, from the exons AtgctgggaggcctggggaagCTTGCTGCTGAGGGCTTGGCCCACCGCACTGAGAAGGCCACCGAGGAAGCAG TTCATGCCGTGGAGGGGGTAGTGAAGGAGGTGGTGGAGCATGCCAAGGAGGCTGGAGAGAAAG CCATTGCCGAAGCCTTCAAGAAGGCCCAGGAGACAGGGGGCAACGTGGTAAAGGAAGTCACTGAGACGGTCACCCACACAGTCACAAATGCTGTCACCCATGCAGCGGAAGGCCTGGGCAACCTGGGACAGTGA